A segment of the Brevibacterium zhoupengii genome:
AGCGACTACCCCGAGCAGGATGAGAACCTGCAGGTCAACCTCGTCTGGTCACCTTCGACCGGGGTTGTGAAGGAGAGCATCCCGGCAGTCGATCCCGAGGTCGCCGAGCTCATGCGCCACGAGGAGATCAGCCAGGTCGGCAAGCTCGTGGAGTGAAGCGGCATTCCTTGGTCCGCGAGCTCACCGCCTGAATCTTTAGGCGGTGAGCTCGCGCTTCCAATCCCCGACCAAGCTGATCAGAGTGAAGCCTGTGGGGAAGGCTGGGAAAGTGGCGAGTAGTCCGAGCCCGACGATCTCGATGTTGGTGTCGGTGGTGTCTTTGATGAAGAGAGCTGCGGTCACTGCCAGCGCGGTGGCTCCCCACGCGGTGCCCACGGCTGCGCCGGGAACCCGAGGCAATGCCTTCGACAGCATTCCGGTGATGAAGCTAAGGGTGATGGCGCTCCAGATAACTGATTCCACGTTGATCACATCACCGAATACCCAATTCGTGGGTGCCCGGGAAACTCCTCCGCTAGTGTGCTCGGCTTTGAGCGCAGGAATAGCGCCGAGGACTACAGTAACCGACAAGGTTCATTGAGTAAAGAATATGTCGCAATATGTACTGACGACGTTGGCTGTATCGATAGCGTTATCGGCATTACCGGCGTTGTCTTCGCTGCCTTGAGGTGCGATGAGGACGTTGGCACCGACTCTGCTGCTCCTACAGTCAGCGCCAAATCACCCCACTGCAACAGGGTGATATGGCGCTGATGGTGCGAGGTGAGCGGCGCTTACTAGACCGCGGGCAGTTCCTCTTCATGCGCACCCACATCCGCCGACTCCGACGCACCCGAACCCCAGCCACGCACAGACCGGTACGCCACAATCGCCAACACAATGCCGATCGCCGAGGTGAGCACGACAAGCCCGACGGACCCGTGGAACCCGGTCAGCAGCGCATCGAGCTCGCCGGCCCCAGCATCGATACGAGCAGCGCTGAGCGCGCCGTAGAGTCCTGCGGCCAGCGAGGTCCCGACGCAGCCGGCGATCTGGAAGCTCGTCGAGACCACGGTGACGCCGTGTGGGCTGGTCTCACGGTCGAGATGAGACAGGGCGAAGGTCTGTGCCGGTCCGATGACGAACGCGGTGGCCAGCACAGCCGGGATGTAGAGGATTCCAAACAGCAGGATCGACGTGCCGCCGGCGGCCACGCCGACCAGGGTCACGAAGACAGCCATGACGAGGAAGCCCAGCGGAATCGACCACTTGCCGCCATGGCGATCGAACAGGCGACCGGCCACGGGGCCGAGGATCACGGTCAGCAGGATTCCTGGGGCCAGGGTGATCGAGGCACCCATGGGCTCCATGCCGCGCGCACCCTGGAGGAAGAGCGGGATGACGACGTTCATGGCGAAGACGAAGAGCAGGCCGAGCATCGTGATGATCACGCCGAGCACGAAGGGTTTGCTGGAGAAGGGACGCAGGTCGAGCAACGGGTGTTCGATGCGACGCTGACGGACGATGAAGAGCCACAGGGCAATGAGTCCGACGACGAAGGCGCCACCGGCGATCAGAGCAGAACCACCGAAGGCCGCGGTCACACCATAGAGGATGCCGACGAGGGCGAGGGCCACGAGCAGGAACGATGGAATGTCGAGGACGGGGCGGCCCAGCTCGGCGACGGTGCGCAGGAAGATGGCGCCGGCGATGAGTGCGACGACGCAGAGGGCGCCGAAGACCCACATCAGGGTCGTCCACGGGGCGATGGTCAGCAGCGCGCCGGAGAGCACGATGGCCAGCGAGGGCCCGAGCGTGGTCATAGCGGCCATGATGCCCATGTTCATGCCGAGCTTCTCCCGCGGCGAGACCGCCAGAGTGATGTTCATGCCGATGGGCGTGAGGAGGCCGGTGCCGATGGCCTGGAGCAGGCGGCCGATGAGAAGGACGCTGAAGGTCGGGGCGAGTGCGCCGATGACGGAGCCGATGACCATGATCGCGACGACGCTGATGAACAGCGTGCGCGTGGGGAAGCGGTGGTAGAGGACGTTTGCGACGGGGACGAAGACCGCGGCGACGAGCAGATATCCCGTGGTCAGCCACTGGACGCTGCTCACGTTGATGCCGAAGTCGGACATGATCGGCGTGAAGGCGACGTTGAGGAAGGTCTCATTGAAGGTGGCGAGGAACGCGGCGGCTGCGGCGACGGCGATCATCCAGCCTGCGCGTCCGGTGGAGCGCGGGCGGGTTTGGACAGATGAGGTCATCAGTTCTCCTGACGTGTCGGCGGGTGTTGTTGCTCGACCGTGCCGTGTCAGAAGTGCCCAGAAGGGTCTTCGCGTGTCGTGTCATCGAAGCGCATGATGGCCAAATGGCCAGACATCAATGTAGCAGTTCTCAGAAGTTTTCATAAGCGAAAGACAATCCCAGACCACCACGAAAGCCGCCGAGGTGATCCTCCACCTCGGCGGCTCCCGTTGGGTTGTCGTAGTCGCTCAGTCCACGTCTTCGATCTCGTCGGCTCGGGCGGCCTCGATGCGGGCCTGCTTGATCTTGCGCTGGCGAGCGACCAGCATGAGGGCGAGCGCAATGAGTGCGCCGACGGCTGCTCCAGTGATGAGCGACGTGCTGCTCGAGCCTGCGATCATCGTGCCCAGGCCGACGTCGATGAGCGGGTGCCCGGCGGTCTGGTGGAACACGATGGCAACCAACCAGAGGATGACGAATACTGCACCGATGATCTGAGAGAGAACAAGTCGCTTAGGAGCGACGCGTGCCGTGGCGGATGCAAAATCCAAGCCCTCACGCTTGCAGTAGCTCGAGACTGCAAAGCCGATGACTCCTGAGCCGAGGACGATGGGCACAGTCCACAGCCCGGCTCCGATCACGGCGAAGAGCAGTCCGAGGGCGAAGAACACATAGATCGCTACGACCGATCCGAACGTGTACGCCCGGAGGACGACATCGCGCTCGCGCTCATCACCCATCGAGGGGTCATTGAGTCCGGCGAACCTGTTGGCCAACTCGTTGGGCTTGCGGCTCTTGCTCATACTGTTCATGATTCCTCCTGAAGCGAGAAGATCTCTTCGACTGTCGTGGCCAGGGCCTTCGCGATCCGCAAGGCGAGGTACACGCTGGGTGCATAGTCGCCGCGTTCGGTCGCGATGATGGTCTGGCGGGATACGCCCGTGAGCTGGGCCAGCTGAGCCTGTGTCAGTCCGGCTGATTTGCGGACCTGCTTGAGGCTCGAGGTCTGAACTTCCACTTCGCCTCCCGACGTTCACTTCGTAATGTCAATGATGCTTTACATAAAAAGTAAAACATCCTTGACATCTCCATGTCAAGAGTCTTTGACATTTGAACATGCCTGCCGGTGCCGCACGTGGCTGATGCATCTATCAATGTATGCATCTGTTAGCGTGGAGGCATGAACGATCTGCTGACGCTCCCGTGGGAAAGCACCGACGACTCCTCTCCGATCGCCGCTCGGATGGCCGCCTGGGCCGCACGCGAAGTCATCGAACAGCGCTACGAGCCGGGCGCTCTCCTCACAGAGGCCGACCTCGCAGAGGCGCAGAAGGCCAGCCGGACACCGGCTCGGGAGGCGATGCTCCAGCTCGAGCGTTGGAGACTGGTCCGCCTCGTGCCGAAGAAGGGCGCGATCGTCACCACAGTCACGCGTCAGGAGCGCCGCGACCTGCTTGCGGTGCGCGCCATGTTCGAGACCGACGCCGTCCAAGCACTGACTCTCGACAGCGACTTCGCGCCGCTGGCGGCAGACCTGCGCACGCTCCTCGACCGACAGCAGAAGGCGCTGACAGCCAGCCATCACCTCGACTTCGCCAGCGCCGACTACGCCTTCCACGCCCGCATCATCCGCAGCGGCGGCAACGCCATCGTCGACGAAATGCTGACCACGATGGGCCCGCGCCTGGCCCGCCTGACCTACCAGGCCGTCATCGACAACCCGAACCCACTCGACCTGCTCTTCGACGAGCACGCCGAACTCACCGACCTGGCCGAACGCGGCGACGCCAAGGGCTTCGGCACGGTCGTGCGCGAGCACATTAAATCCTCGCACTTCCCCGAAACCAGGAAATGATGAAGTCCAATCCCGCGCTGAGCGCCCACACGCCGACAGACACAGACCAGGCCCCTCACCCTCGACGAGGCGGTGCTTGGCTTCGCGTCGTCCCCGCCATGTTCCTGCTCGCCTGGGGTGGCAACCACTTCACGCCACTGGTCCACATGTACGAAGAGGACGGCGGCTACGCCATCTGGCAGGCCAACCTCCTGCTCGGCATGTACGTCGGTGGACTGATACCGGGACTCCTGGTCGCCTCGGCGCTCTCGGATCGACGCGGACGCAAACCGATCATCATCGCCGGAACCATCGCCGCGATCATCGGCAGCGTTCTTCTTGGTGTCGGCTTCGACCTCTTCTGGCTGCTGTGCGTGGGCCGCGTGTTCGCCGGAGTCGGCGTAGGTGTCGCGATGTCGGTGGGTACGAGCTGGATCAAGGAACTCTCCTCCCCACCGTATGACCACAAGGCCGGAATCACCGCCGGCGCTCGCCTCCCGGCACTGACGCTGACCGTGGGATTCGCCATGGGTGCTGCCGTCACCGGATGCCTGGCGCAATGGGGGCCCTTGCCCGGGGTGATTCCCTACGCGGTTCACGCTGTGCTGAGCATCGCGGCGCTGATCATCGTCTGCACTGCGCCAGAGACTCTGACCAGGGAACGTAGGCTGGCCCAGCACTGGTGGCGAGGCCTGCGGATTCCGCTCGTCGGTCACCGTACCTTCATCAGGCTCATCATCCCCGCCGCCCCGTGGGTCTTCGCCGCCGCAGGTGTCGCCTACGCGGTCATGCCCGCCCTGGTCCAGAACGCGCTGGGGGAGTGGACGACCATGTACGCAACCGTGCTCACCGTCGTCACCCTGGGCGCCGGAGCGCTGGTGCAGAACCTCGTCCCACGCATCAACAAATGGACGGGCGGACGTGCGCTGGTCGTCGGGCTCACGCTCATGACCATCGGCATGGGGCTGGCAGTCGTCGCGGCCCTGGTCGCCGACCCGATCGTCGCCTTCGTCGTCGCCATCGTGCTCGGCATCGCGTACGGAATCTGCGTCGTCGCCGGGCTCGTCATCGTCCAGGCCATCGCCGAGCCGAAAGACCTCGCGGGGATCACCGGCGTCTACTATTCGCTGGCCTACTCCGGTTTCCTGCTGCCCACGGTGCTCGCGGCCCTGCTGCCGATCATGCCCTACGGCATCTCGTTGGGCGCAGTCGCACTCGTCTGCCTGCTCAGTCTTGGCTGCGTGACACTGGCGTCGAAGGGCCGCGCCTGAGGCCTGTGCTTCGGCAACGCCTACATTCAGCACCAAAACGCCCCGTTGCAGACCGCCGTAACGCCCACAGTTAGCGCCAAAACGTCCCGTTGCAACGGGGTGCTTTAGAGCTCGTGATGGTGGGTGTGCCATTGTCTGGGAACAACTGCCGCACAAGATCCGTTCACACGAGCACAGCCACCGCTGCACCTAGGCTACGAAGATGAAGATGGAGGTGACATTGTGAGCCAAGAACCACCGTCATTGTTTGAGCCTGACGACGTGGGCCGTCCGCTGGCCGATCGTCTGCGCCCGGAATCCCTGGAAGATGTCATCGGGCAAGATCATCTTCTTGGCGATGAGGCACCGATTGGTCGGATGGTCGTCGAGAGCAGGCTGGTGTCGATGGTGCTGTGGGGGCCGCCGGGGTGCGGGAAGACAACCATTGCCAGACTGCTGGCCGAACGCACCAACCTCGTCTTCGAGTCCGTCTCAGCCACTTTCTCCGGTGTCGCAGAACTCCGGAAAGTCTTCCAATCGGCAGCTAAGCGGCGCGAGATCGGTCAGGGCACGATGCTGTTCGTTGACGAGATCCACCGCTTCAACCGCGCCCAGCAGGACTCCTTCCTCCCCTACGTCGAGGACGGCACGATCGTGCTCGTCGGCGCGACCACGGAGAACCCCAGCTTCGAACTCAACTCCGCACTGCTCTCCCGCTGCCAGGTATTCGTCCTCAAACGCCTCGACGAGGAAGCGCTGACCACGCTCATCGCACGGGCAGAGGAAACCACCGAGCGAGAACTGCCGCTTGATCCACAGGCACGGCATGGCCTGGTGGCAATGGCCGATGGTGATGGCCGCTACCTGCTCAACCTCCTCGAGCAGCTTCAAACTGTCAGCGGGAGACTCGACACCTCTGGCCTTGTCGAGCTGGTTCAGCAGCGAGCACCCATCTACGACAAGGCCCAAGAAGGGCATTACAACCTCATTTCCGCTCTGCACAAATCAATGCGCGGTTCTGACCCTGATGCTT
Coding sequences within it:
- a CDS encoding MFS transporter, which codes for MTSSVQTRPRSTGRAGWMIAVAAAAAFLATFNETFLNVAFTPIMSDFGINVSSVQWLTTGYLLVAAVFVPVANVLYHRFPTRTLFISVVAIMVIGSVIGALAPTFSVLLIGRLLQAIGTGLLTPIGMNITLAVSPREKLGMNMGIMAAMTTLGPSLAIVLSGALLTIAPWTTLMWVFGALCVVALIAGAIFLRTVAELGRPVLDIPSFLLVALALVGILYGVTAAFGGSALIAGGAFVVGLIALWLFIVRQRRIEHPLLDLRPFSSKPFVLGVIITMLGLLFVFAMNVVIPLFLQGARGMEPMGASITLAPGILLTVILGPVAGRLFDRHGGKWSIPLGFLVMAVFVTLVGVAAGGTSILLFGILYIPAVLATAFVIGPAQTFALSHLDRETSPHGVTVVSTSFQIAGCVGTSLAAGLYGALSAARIDAGAGELDALLTGFHGSVGLVVLTSAIGIVLAIVAYRSVRGWGSGASESADVGAHEEELPAV
- a CDS encoding helix-turn-helix transcriptional regulator, with protein sequence MEVQTSSLKQVRKSAGLTQAQLAQLTGVSRQTIIATERGDYAPSVYLALRIAKALATTVEEIFSLQEES
- a CDS encoding GntR family transcriptional regulator; translated protein: MNDLLTLPWESTDDSSPIAARMAAWAAREVIEQRYEPGALLTEADLAEAQKASRTPAREAMLQLERWRLVRLVPKKGAIVTTVTRQERRDLLAVRAMFETDAVQALTLDSDFAPLAADLRTLLDRQQKALTASHHLDFASADYAFHARIIRSGGNAIVDEMLTTMGPRLARLTYQAVIDNPNPLDLLFDEHAELTDLAERGDAKGFGTVVREHIKSSHFPETRK
- a CDS encoding MFS transporter, whose product is MMKSNPALSAHTPTDTDQAPHPRRGGAWLRVVPAMFLLAWGGNHFTPLVHMYEEDGGYAIWQANLLLGMYVGGLIPGLLVASALSDRRGRKPIIIAGTIAAIIGSVLLGVGFDLFWLLCVGRVFAGVGVGVAMSVGTSWIKELSSPPYDHKAGITAGARLPALTLTVGFAMGAAVTGCLAQWGPLPGVIPYAVHAVLSIAALIIVCTAPETLTRERRLAQHWWRGLRIPLVGHRTFIRLIIPAAPWVFAAAGVAYAVMPALVQNALGEWTTMYATVLTVVTLGAGALVQNLVPRINKWTGGRALVVGLTLMTIGMGLAVVAALVADPIVAFVVAIVLGIAYGICVVAGLVIVQAIAEPKDLAGITGVYYSLAYSGFLLPTVLAALLPIMPYGISLGAVALVCLLSLGCVTLASKGRA
- a CDS encoding replication-associated recombination protein A, with product MSQEPPSLFEPDDVGRPLADRLRPESLEDVIGQDHLLGDEAPIGRMVVESRLVSMVLWGPPGCGKTTIARLLAERTNLVFESVSATFSGVAELRKVFQSAAKRREIGQGTMLFVDEIHRFNRAQQDSFLPYVEDGTIVLVGATTENPSFELNSALLSRCQVFVLKRLDEEALTTLIARAEETTERELPLDPQARHGLVAMADGDGRYLLNLLEQLQTVSGRLDTSGLVELVQQRAPIYDKAQEGHYNLISALHKSMRGSDPDASLYWLARMLEGGEDPLYIARRLVRFANEDIAIADPQAVQQALAAWDVFERLGSPEGELAIAQAVVYLATAPKSIAVYRGFNAAKKLAKKTGSLMPPANILNAPTKLMKNLGYGEGYEYDPDRPGGFSGANYFPEGMEPQKVYRPTTNGYEHIIGQRVAEWDRMRADIRGQEERADTEWPDDGDK